The genomic DNA TAACTGGACCcaaatcaaagtgttggcagagCCATACTTAGTCCAGAGGCTCCATTTTCTGCTTCTGGTTCTTGTGGCTGGAGTTTCTTGAGGTGTCATTGCTCCAGTATCTGCTTCTGTGGCCCTATTTtctcctctctgtgtctgtaATCAAatatccctctgcctccctcataAAGATCCTAGTGATTGTATTTGGGGGCAACCAGATAAACTTCTATCCCAAGTTCCTAATTTAATAACCCTTACCTTATATAAGGTAACATGTACAGTCTCCAGAAATTAGAGTCTTGATATCTTTATGGGCCATATTCAGTctactttattttgtttatccagtttagttttttttttaacccttaaTTGCATGGGAAATTCATCATACATTACAAGCACAATTATTCATTGATGAATATTTCCACTTGCCTTTTGGGAGCATTGGAGGGTCAAACATGTGGCTATTGTCTCAAATTAACGTTATTTAATAAGTAAACCTATCTTTTATTCAATTTACAGATTTTCTATCatgaaaatttatgtttttggCTTTGTGGATAAAAATTCGAATGAAATATAATTATTGCCTTCTAAGAAATTACTGTACAATGCATTTCCAAGGATATTCCAAAAAATATCTAGATTGATAAAGGTAtgcttcttcatgtaattatcaggaaaaaaaggaaaaggattcAAAGACCAAAAGAGAATCAAAGCATTTTTCAAACTCCCTCTTTCATGTCTTCTGCATGATACCCATTTATCCTAAGTACAAACaataaagaagatacacagatcaaCCTCTTTCAAAAAGGAGAAAGGATTTGATTAAAAATTTATAgtgttcttatttaaaaaatatccttacTTACACATATAATAAAATAGTCACAATGAAAGCAGAGATACCAATAAAACATGTGAGGTGACACACACTGGTATATGTATAATAACCGATCAGTCAACCAGCATAGAACTAATTTTTCAGTTATCCATGAGAATGAAACCAATTCATCAGCATAAACACGTCTCACAGGGAACAATGCATGTGCCTCAGCTGGGTTTTTCACTGGGCTAAAATGGCAAATGGTAAGGAGAGGCTGACATACTGATATCTTAAATCATGACatgtttattaatcttttcacAGAAAGGGACTAGAGAAACCCAAATCGATGGATGAGAAAAATTTCACCAAATTGAAGGAGTTTGTACTTTTAGGGTTCACAGCTGTCTTGCAGCTACAGAAAGTGCTCTTTGTCATCGTCTTCATCATCTATGTCATCAGTGTCTTAGGGAATGTGACCCTGATTTCTCTGTTCTGTGTTGATTCTTGGCTCCACATACCCATGTATTTCTTTCTCAGAAGTCTGTCATTACTGAATCTCTCATATTCTTCTGTCTATTCCCCCCAAATCCTAGTGACCTGCATCTCTGATAACGAAAGCATTTCCTTTGCTGGCTGCCTTGCTCAGTTCCTCTTCGCTGCAGGACTGGCCTATAGTGAGTGTGACCTGTTGGCCGCCATGgcttatgaccgctatgtggccatctccAGCCCCCTGCTCTACTCCCGTGGGAACAGTGTCATTGatgatttcttctgtgatctgccCCCACTTGTGAAGTTGGCCTGTGATGTGAAGGAGAGCCTCCAGGCTGTGCTCTATTTCATACTTGCCTCCAACGTCATTGCTCCCTCTGTGCTCATCGTCGCCTCCTACCTCTTCATCATCGCTGCCATCCTGAGGATCTGCTCTGCTCAAGGCCGCCtgaaggccttctccacctgtgcctCTCACCTGATGGCTGTCACCTTGTACTATGGCTCCATCCTGTACATTTACTCCCGGCCAAATACCAGCTACGCCCTGGAAAGGGATAAGGTGGTGTCGGTGTTCTATACTGTGGTGGTACCCATGTTGAATCCCTTGATCTATAGCTTAGGAAATAAAGATGTTAAAGATGCCGTGAGGAAAATGGTAGGTAGATTGTTTTCTTAAATGAAAACACCTAATAAACATGGTTGGgagtttctgcttttgtttttcattatctcCATGTCATTAGTCTTAGCCTCAGTGCTTGgaaataaacaacaaacaaatgaaatatcATTGCATATGTGCAAAAACCTgcctgcatttttctttttcagtcagcTCTAATGTACTTGAATgagttttttgaataaatgataCTTGGCCGTTTGGAATAATTGCCACACTTTTGTTAGCTTTGAAATTGTGTGTATGAATGTGTTGGGACACTGAGAAGGTTGAAAGagatcagctttttaaaaaaaattcaacttcATAGTTTATAAGTTGCCTGTACATAAATGTTTTAATCCACAAATGGGAAATACAGTCATTGTCAGATTTAGTAGATGATTTGACTTGCCTCAAATCATGTGGTTCAAAGATGAGAAACCAGGAATGCAAGCCCAGCACTTCTGACCCCAAGGTTCTTACCCCGTTTGTAGGCAAGAAAGTGATTCAGGAGATCCCAAGTAAAATGTCTATTGTAAGAAGCCCTTAGATGTTTCTAGTTAGAGTTTCTAAAATAGGAATTGAATTTGGTCATTCTTTTACAATAGACCCTAAACTTTCTGTGGTTCTCAGTGTTACCTGTAAAACACTGTTAAAGTAATTGCCTTTAGGTTattcttttaatgtgctttttaTTACAAGCCTTTCAGGAAACGGGTGCCTGGTGAATATGCCAAGAATTGTAAAATACTTTAATGTATTTCATCTCTGAAACTATGACTACTTCTTTTATGAAATCGGCTATGGATCGATAAATATGCCCCAACCACAAATTACTAATGTCCAACAAGAAAtaagtacattttatttatttatttatttttcttttctttttttttttttgtagataattattttttattgaagggtagttgacacacagtattacattacattaatttcaggtgtacaacatagtgattcaacatttatatacatgacaattctaggtaccagctatcaccataccaagctgttacaatatcttgactatattccttatgctatacattacatcccggttacttatttattttaccattggaagtgtgtactttttttttttttttttgtgagggcatctctcatatttgttgatcaaatggttgttaacaacaataaaattctgtataggggagtcaatgctcaataaagtacattttaaacCAGAGAGAGTGAATGACTTGCTGATAAAGACAAATCAATGAAcccagggttcactgagacaatgaCACATCTATACATGtcaaataaatttttcttttcttattttcattttttgcccACCGTGATATAAAGATTTCCTTGGCAATAGAAACAAGAAAGAACATATATCTTTACTTACAGTCTCTGTGAGCTTTTAATAAAGGACTGTTTTCCCCAACAACTAAGGAATCAAGGACAAAGCACAGCAGCTATAGGAGGCAGAAATGGGGAAGAAGATAGAAATGGACAAacaagtgagagagagacagagttcaAAGAGctttacattcaagagaatatTCAGAGTGAAAAATCTCAGTGAAGCTATGATTGATAACAACTAAGGTTTTATGAATGTTTGATAACAACTAAGATTTTATGAATGTTTGTATGTCTGCTTGTGTAGTTCTATGTATGAACAAGAGAAAAGTAGGAGAGCATTTCATTATGATGCATAACACTTCTCATTTAGTCTTCTTACCTATAAAACATGAGGTTGTACCAACATAAAAAGCCCTACTGTTGATAATCAAGTAGACacatttgctagggctgccataacaaaatatcagaCTGGGTGGCTGAACAACacacctttatttttctcatagttctggagactaAAAGGCCAAGATTAAGGTGCCATCAGGGTTGATTTATTCTGAGACCTCTTTCCTTTGCCTACAGATGGCCATCCTCTTCTTGCTTTCTCCGCACATGGCATCTCCTCTGTGCACAAACTTAGCTGGCATCTCCTTGTGGGCCCAGATTTCCATTTCTTCCAAGGCAGAATGGATTAGGGCTGCCCTTAATCAtcatctcattttaacttaatcactccTATAAAAGCCCTATCTTCAAAGATTGTCACATTCTGAGTACTGTGAATTTGACTTCAACATGCAAATTATGGGTGGGTTCAGTTCAAACCATAATACCAAGGATTGATAGGAGTTTCCTGATGAATGAGACAAGGAAGAGTAGCCTGGGCAGAGAAAGGAGCATATGGCAAGGATACACTCTATGGACACATGATGACATTCTGAAAAGTGTATTTAATACCTATTGGAAAGTTTTCTATTATCTGACATAATGATTGTATTATGACATAGATACATTAACACAGTGTAGTCTTAATAACATACTCCTCGTGTCATCATATCCTAATTAATATATGATCCCCATACTCCAACAACTCTAATTGGTTCTTTGGAGACTGAGATCCATATTTCTGGGCTGCTCTGTGGAGGCAGTCCCAAAGCTGTCTTGAAGAAATACATAGCAGGTCCTACAAGCATGAAAAAAcatcagaagagaagaaaagagtgtCAATTCCAATATTTCCTGATCAAGGGTGAGCAACCAGAATCAGGGGCATGTAAGAGGGCTTCTCTGTGACCTCAACTGCTGTTAGAATGAGAATGTGGAGTCTGGCTGGGCTCCCACAGGATCACTGTTATGCCAAACACACACTTCCAAAGAGGGATCCTAGTCATGATACATGTGACCTCCTAGAATTTGAAACTCAGTCTGGTAGTAATGAGGGGGCATCATATGTTCACTTACACAGCGGAGAAATCAAGAGGCCAAAACATTGTGACCTGGACATGCTTTCTGACTCTAGTGGCTGTGGTCCTCCCTGCTGTCCAAACTGTACGTGTGTGATGTTTTCACTTATTTCTACTCATTTTCAGGTGCTAGAGGAACAGATTCTCCCACAGAATTTTCAGTGAATTCTTAATTCACTGGAGGAGCTGGGGCAGAACGACCACACAGGAACATGCACCTTAGAAACCCCCCTCCATGAGAGGCTTCAGAACGATTGGCTCTGCCTTTTTCTGGGTCTTTTATCCTCACATTCATTTTATTGCAATTTATTCCAAATTCAAGATGGATTTGAGACATTAGTTATGATTCTATCTCTTTTATTTACTCTTCCTTCTTAGAGACACAGCACACTGAGCCAGAAAAGTTCTTTTGAGTGTAGATGTATCCTGAATAGTTTATGCTAGGTTAGAGGTAGACAATACTTTGGGTAAAGCCATTTCAAGATATAATTATTTGTCtattctagaaatatttattaagtgctaatTAGTTGCTAAGAAGTATTCTGTATGCTGGGATACAGCAGtaaacaagagagagaaatctTGCTTACCCATGTTGTTGCATTCCGGTGTGGAAAAATGGACACTTGACACAATAAAGAAAACCTAGAAGATGACATTAAGACTTGGGGAAAATAGAGCAGGGTCTGAGCAGagtaagaaggatgggtattgtTGGTGGGAAGAGGGCATGGAATTTAAAGTGAAGTGATGAGAATGGGCCATAGTCAGAACTTAAAGTTAGTTAAAGGAGATGACGGTGCAAACCTTGCAAATGTCTGGGGCATAGTGTTTCAGGCCGAGGAATAGATAGTTCAAAATTAATGCAAGGAAAGGCTGGTGTTTTTGAGAAGCAG from Manis pentadactyla isolate mManPen7 chromosome 9, mManPen7.hap1, whole genome shotgun sequence includes the following:
- the LOC118908023 gene encoding olfactory receptor 1013-like yields the protein MDEKNFTKLKEFVLLGFTAVLQLQKVLFVIVFIIYVISVLGNVTLISLFCVDSWLHIPMYFFLRSLSLLNLSYSSVYSPQILVTCISDNESISFAGCLAQFLFAAGLAYSECDLLAAMAYDRYVAISSPLLYSRGNSVIDDFFCDLPPLVKLACDVKESLQAVLYFILASNVIAPSVLIVASYLFIIAAILRICSAQGRLKAFSTCASHLMAVTLYYGSILYIYSRPNTSYALERDKVVSVFYTVVVPMLNPLIYSLGNKDVKDAVRKMVGRLFS